In Deferribacteraceae bacterium V6Fe1, one genomic interval encodes:
- a CDS encoding PTS system mannose/fructose/sorbose family transporter subunit IID gives MVCNMKKGLILLKSLFFTANQNITNMQGTGYKYLIDEISNKNEINIDNETLRNQLGYFNSHPFMINFIIGMWFKEYLNKGDPDYFKKVYGSALAALGDSFFWHTLRPLSFVLSAILAIYEPFVGLIFYFVFFNIFHIFFLWIGFDAGFKLGKEVISWFNYIKFNSWSKYGDLIAVFGFGILLSMLIKINIGFQVDLLSLVSFFAVLGFLFAKRLDVSLAFIVALILLLLIVYVRGM, from the coding sequence ATGGTTTGTAATATGAAAAAAGGGCTTATTTTGCTTAAAAGTTTATTTTTTACCGCTAATCAAAATATTACAAACATGCAAGGGACAGGATATAAGTATCTTATTGATGAGATTTCAAATAAAAATGAGATAAATATAGATAATGAGACTTTAAGAAATCAGCTTGGTTATTTCAATTCTCACCCTTTTATGATTAATTTTATTATAGGGATGTGGTTTAAGGAGTATCTGAACAAAGGCGATCCTGATTATTTTAAAAAGGTTTATGGCTCGGCTTTGGCTGCTCTCGGTGACAGTTTTTTCTGGCATACACTTAGACCATTGTCTTTTGTACTAAGTGCCATTCTTGCTATATATGAGCCTTTTGTAGGACTTATTTTTTACTTTGTATTCTTTAATATTTTTCATATTTTTTTCTTATGGATAGGTTTTGACGCAGGTTTTAAACTTGGTAAAGAGGTGATAAGCTGGTTTAATTATATAAAGTTTAACAGTTGGTCCAAATATGGTGACCTTATTGCTGTTTTTGGTTTTGGAATTTTACTGTCGATGCTGATTAAAATAAATATAGGATTTCAGGTAGATTTACTGAGTTTGGTCAGTTTTTTTGCAGTACTTGGGTTTTTGTTTGCCAAACGACTTGATGTGTCTTTAGCGTTTATAGTCGCACTGATTTTATTGTTATTAATAGTTTATGTAAGGGGTATGTAG
- the lptB gene encoding LPS export ABC transporter ATP-binding protein yields the protein MELRTNELIKRYKDRNVVDGISLKVREGEIVGLLGPNGAGKTTTFYMVVGIVRPDSGDVYLEDKKITNLPIHERAKYGIGYLPQEASVFRKLTVEENILAALQIIKYPKNSIKERCHELIDEFGLEKVRKSYGYALSGGERRRVEIARCLAVNPKYILLDEPFAGIDPISVTDIQNMVFTLKKRGIGVLITDHNVRETLKITDRSYIVFEGKVLAEGDKDHIINHREVVNRYLGEGFTLQ from the coding sequence ATGGAACTAAGAACAAATGAATTGATAAAGAGATACAAGGATAGAAATGTTGTAGACGGCATAAGCCTTAAAGTCAGAGAAGGTGAGATTGTCGGCTTACTTGGCCCAAATGGTGCCGGTAAAACGACGACTTTTTATATGGTAGTGGGAATTGTGCGCCCTGACTCAGGGGATGTTTATTTGGAAGATAAAAAGATTACAAATTTACCGATACATGAAAGGGCAAAATATGGCATAGGTTATCTTCCTCAAGAGGCCTCCGTTTTTAGAAAATTAACTGTTGAAGAGAATATCCTTGCTGCACTTCAGATAATAAAATATCCGAAAAACTCTATAAAAGAGCGATGCCATGAACTTATTGACGAATTTGGACTTGAAAAGGTTAGAAAATCATATGGTTATGCGCTCAGTGGTGGTGAAAGGAGAAGGGTTGAAATAGCCAGATGCTTGGCGGTCAATCCGAAATATATTTTACTTGATGAGCCATTTGCAGGTATTGACCCCATTTCGGTTACCGATATACAAAATATGGTTTTTACTCTTAAGAAGAGAGGGATAGGAGTGTTAATTACTGATCACAATGTCAGAGAGACATTGAAAATTACAGATAGAAGTTATATCGTATTTGAAGGGAAAGTCTTGGCAGAAGGGGACAAAGATCATATAATTAACCATCGGGAAGTTGTAAATAGATATTTAGGTGAGGGGTTCACTTTGCAATGA
- a CDS encoding HAD-IIIA family hydrolase: MIKLLVLDVDGVLTDGKIIYNEFGAETKNFHVRDGLGIKMAQKAGIDIAIISGRKSKVTELRANELKIEHVFTGVDNKLLCLRELCDKLGIDLSDEVAFIGDDINDISILKECAFSGTVDDAPEYVKKNVHFISNFNGGNGAVREFIEAILMRNGQWENIFKSYLA; encoded by the coding sequence ATGATAAAGTTATTGGTGTTAGATGTTGACGGCGTATTAACCGATGGAAAGATTATTTACAACGAATTTGGAGCTGAGACAAAAAATTTTCATGTAAGGGACGGGCTTGGGATTAAGATGGCTCAAAAAGCCGGTATTGATATAGCAATTATTTCGGGAAGAAAATCAAAAGTAACTGAGCTTAGAGCAAATGAGCTTAAAATCGAGCATGTTTTTACTGGAGTTGATAATAAGCTTTTGTGCCTTAGAGAATTATGTGATAAATTAGGGATTGACTTGTCTGATGAAGTAGCATTTATCGGTGATGATATAAACGATATAAGTATTTTAAAAGAATGTGCGTTTTCAGGGACAGTGGATGATGCCCCGGAATATGTAAAAAAAAATGTTCACTTTATTTCAAATTTTAATGGTGGAAACGGTGCTGTCAGAGAGTTTATTGAAGCAATTTTAATGAGAAATGGGCAGTGGGAAAATATATTCAAATCTTATTTGGCTTAA
- the rapZ gene encoding RNase adapter RapZ yields the protein MYNLSLVILTGCSGAGKSTAAKALEDLGYYTIDNLPLFIMDKFVQVLFDFNVEVQKIALVLDSRSKDIKKVGEIISILKSKYAADVIFLDADEDALIKRYKETRRTHPMGEDLVASIRKEKDLLKDIKEIADIVIDTSDMNVHELSRQIESYFIDTSNSIYITVQSFGFKYGVPPESDMVLDVRFLKNPHFEEHLRGKTGLDEEVYRYVFSDKRTKEFLRKIKPLLTFLIPNFIQEGKKFLTVSFGCTGGKHRSVAIAKFIGDYIFRKTSQKVYVKHRDINRS from the coding sequence TTGTACAATTTATCGCTTGTTATTCTGACCGGTTGCTCCGGTGCCGGCAAATCTACGGCAGCAAAGGCGCTGGAAGATTTAGGTTATTATACGATAGACAATTTACCGCTTTTTATCATGGACAAATTTGTACAGGTACTTTTTGATTTCAATGTTGAGGTGCAAAAAATTGCCCTTGTGCTTGATTCAAGAAGCAAAGATATTAAAAAAGTCGGTGAAATTATTTCTATTTTAAAATCAAAATATGCGGCAGATGTTATCTTTCTTGACGCAGATGAAGATGCCTTAATAAAGAGGTATAAAGAAACAAGGCGGACTCATCCTATGGGGGAAGATCTCGTTGCCTCTATTAGAAAAGAAAAAGATTTATTGAAGGATATAAAGGAGATAGCTGATATTGTCATAGATACTTCAGACATGAATGTGCATGAATTATCCAGACAGATTGAAAGCTATTTTATTGACACATCAAACTCAATATACATTACTGTGCAGTCATTCGGCTTTAAATATGGTGTCCCACCTGAATCTGATATGGTTTTGGATGTAAGATTTCTTAAAAATCCTCATTTTGAGGAGCATTTAAGAGGGAAAACAGGTTTGGATGAGGAAGTTTACAGATATGTATTTTCTGATAAAAGAACAAAGGAGTTTTTGAGAAAGATAAAGCCTCTTTTAACCTTTTTAATCCCAAATTTCATTCAAGAAGGGAAGAAGTTTTTGACAGTATCTTTCGGTTGCACAGGTGGAAAGCACAGATCAGTTGCAATTGCAAAATTTATTGGTGATTATATATTTAGAAAAACATCACAGAAGGTTTACGTAAAACACAGAGATATAAACAGGAGCTGA
- the rpoN gene encoding RNA polymerase factor sigma-54, translating to MNKMKINLETKLGQKLLITPQMKQSLKILQMPYMELITELNNVLEENPVLEEVEVQEVKEDKNTDEFLRELQKVDWQDYFSDLSESLSYIPDDEDSVNFDKFVGKKENLYEHLLFQLNILGLDDYLLDIGKYIIGNIDENGYLTISISEIVSYFDGDEENVLKVLSYVREFDPSGVGSVSLIECLLKQLEHMGVDPIDIEIAETILKECYEEIAFGNHKMIAEKLGLSEEYVGEIIDFIKRTDPKPGLKFSPEGKFVVPDVYILEKDGKYEAVLNENEVPAIKLNSYYIKMLKGESLDSASKEFIEDKVKNAIWFIKSMNQRKKAILKVVEALIKHQKDFLDKGLKFIKPLRLKDIAQETGLHESTVSRVTSNKYAMCKYGVIELKSFFMKGLSGHDGSEVSVSKIKDLINDLIEQEPKDEPYSDQKIVEILSKKGIKIARRTVAKYRDELNIPGTSVRKKMRR from the coding sequence ATGAATAAAATGAAGATAAATTTGGAAACAAAATTAGGGCAAAAGCTTCTGATTACCCCCCAGATGAAACAATCATTAAAAATCTTGCAAATGCCATATATGGAGCTAATTACCGAATTGAATAATGTGTTGGAAGAAAACCCTGTCCTTGAAGAAGTTGAAGTGCAAGAGGTTAAGGAAGATAAAAATACAGATGAGTTTTTAAGGGAGTTGCAAAAGGTTGACTGGCAGGATTATTTTAGTGATCTTTCAGAAAGTTTGTCTTATATTCCAGATGATGAAGATTCTGTCAATTTTGACAAATTCGTAGGGAAGAAAGAAAATCTGTATGAACATTTACTTTTTCAGTTGAATATTTTAGGACTGGATGATTATTTGCTTGATATAGGCAAATATATAATTGGCAATATTGATGAAAATGGATATTTGACGATTTCGATAAGTGAAATAGTTAGTTATTTTGACGGGGATGAAGAAAATGTATTGAAAGTACTGTCCTATGTGAGAGAATTTGACCCTTCGGGTGTTGGAAGCGTCAGCCTAATAGAGTGTCTTCTAAAGCAACTGGAGCACATGGGGGTTGACCCTATAGATATTGAAATTGCCGAGACAATCCTAAAAGAATGTTATGAGGAGATTGCTTTTGGTAACCATAAAATGATTGCAGAAAAGCTGGGACTTAGCGAAGAATATGTAGGTGAAATTATTGATTTTATAAAAAGGACAGACCCGAAACCGGGGCTTAAATTTTCTCCCGAAGGTAAGTTTGTGGTGCCTGATGTTTATATTTTGGAAAAGGATGGCAAATATGAAGCTGTTTTAAATGAAAATGAAGTGCCGGCCATAAAGCTAAACAGCTATTATATAAAAATGCTTAAGGGGGAAAGCCTTGATTCTGCTTCTAAAGAGTTTATTGAAGATAAGGTAAAAAATGCCATCTGGTTTATAAAAAGTATGAATCAGAGGAAAAAGGCAATACTAAAAGTAGTAGAAGCTCTTATAAAACATCAAAAAGATTTTTTGGACAAAGGGTTAAAGTTTATAAAGCCGTTAAGGTTGAAAGATATAGCTCAGGAAACGGGTCTTCACGAATCAACTGTAAGCAGAGTTACTTCAAATAAATATGCAATGTGCAAGTATGGGGTTATTGAACTGAAATCATTTTTTATGAAAGGGCTTTCCGGGCACGACGGAAGTGAAGTAAGTGTTTCGAAAATAAAAGATTTAATAAACGATTTGATAGAGCAAGAACCCAAAGATGAGCCTTATTCCGACCAGAAAATTGTGGAAATTTTGTCAAAAAAAGGTATAAAGATTGCAAGAAGGACTGTTGCTAAGTATAGGGATGAGCTAAATATCCCCGGTACGTCAGTAAGAAAAAAAATGAGGAGGTAG
- a CDS encoding PTS sugar transporter subunit IIA, with translation MIGIIILTHGSLGVELLKTAEMIIGKQDKVDILSVQSGSSFSELATRLDSLKEKYQNDGLLILTDMFGGSPSNIAMAYLDDKNIEVVTGVNLPMIIKAFSIRKDVTSPQELAKFASNTAKDSIIIAGELLKK, from the coding sequence ATGATTGGAATTATTATTTTAACTCACGGCTCGCTTGGCGTAGAGTTATTAAAAACAGCAGAGATGATAATAGGCAAGCAAGACAAAGTTGATATTTTATCTGTTCAGAGCGGGTCATCGTTTAGTGAACTTGCCACAAGGCTTGACTCTCTCAAAGAGAAATATCAAAACGATGGTCTTTTAATTCTTACGGATATGTTTGGTGGCAGCCCTTCAAATATTGCAATGGCGTATCTTGATGATAAAAATATTGAAGTTGTGACAGGTGTAAATTTGCCTATGATAATAAAGGCTTTTAGTATTAGAAAAGATGTAACATCACCGCAGGAGCTTGCAAAATTTGCATCCAATACTGCAAAAGATAGTATTATCATCGCGGGAGAATTATTAAAAAAATGA
- a CDS encoding PTS sugar transporter subunit IIC: MAKWAFIIFFSGLISADRSTALHMMFSRPLIVSLVIGLLTSHLYLCLLCGIMIEIYGSVDVPVGTKIPKDDTFMAYLMSLLIGFEALTTPTDFILAAFLAILFVYPVTFLEYVLRKINMAMYESFMKKNLLDPKRLIVRSFILSFLRGVIIYNAVFMLVFFMLNQLELDLRIFGETNQYFLIMIIFLAGYLIRFLSFKSIYKYLVFVAGAIIGWFVI; this comes from the coding sequence ATGGCTAAGTGGGCATTTATAATATTCTTTTCCGGGCTTATTTCTGCTGACAGAAGTACTGCTCTTCATATGATGTTTTCGCGCCCTTTGATTGTTTCTCTGGTTATAGGGCTTCTTACTTCTCATTTATATTTGTGTCTTTTATGCGGAATAATGATTGAAATTTATGGAAGTGTTGACGTGCCTGTTGGCACCAAAATACCAAAAGATGATACCTTTATGGCATATCTTATGTCATTGCTTATAGGTTTTGAAGCGTTGACTACTCCGACGGACTTTATACTGGCAGCGTTTTTAGCTATCTTGTTTGTATACCCTGTTACTTTTTTGGAATATGTTTTGAGAAAAATTAACATGGCTATGTACGAGTCTTTTATGAAAAAGAATTTGTTAGACCCCAAAAGGTTGATAGTCAGAAGCTTTATACTATCGTTTTTGAGAGGAGTTATAATTTACAATGCAGTATTTATGTTGGTTTTTTTTATGTTAAATCAGTTAGAGCTGGATTTGAGAATTTTTGGAGAAACCAATCAATATTTTCTGATAATGATTATATTCTTAGCAGGTTATCTTATTAGGTTTTTATCTTTTAAAAGCATATACAAATATTTGGTTTTTGTTGCCGGTGCGATAATAGGATGGTTTGTAATATGA
- a CDS encoding KpsF/GutQ family sugar-phosphate isomerase: protein MEIIESVKKTLKVEADSIYDVYKRVGKEYEVAVDLMLNCKGKVVVTGMGKSGQVGKKIAATLSSTGTPAVFLHPAEGVHGDLGIIRSEDVVVAISNSGETEEIIALLPVIRRFGVKIISIVGRLNSTLAERSDCVIDASVEKEACPLNLAPTASTTVALAIGDALAVALLERRGFKEEDFAVYHPSGSLGKRLLTRVEDLYHKGELVPVVEKGTKVADAVYVISSKGFGCAAIVDKNNVVVGIITDGDLRRGMQKYPDVFERRVEELGSDSPKLITKNELAAKALKIMEENSITSLLIVDENKKIDGIIHLHDLLRAKIV from the coding sequence TTGGAAATCATTGAGTCTGTAAAAAAGACATTAAAGGTAGAAGCCGACTCTATTTATGATGTGTATAAAAGGGTTGGCAAAGAGTATGAAGTTGCCGTTGATTTGATGTTAAACTGTAAAGGTAAAGTAGTCGTGACAGGTATGGGGAAATCAGGGCAGGTAGGTAAAAAAATCGCCGCGACACTTTCTTCTACCGGTACGCCGGCTGTTTTTTTGCACCCTGCAGAAGGTGTTCATGGTGACCTTGGGATTATACGCTCGGAAGATGTTGTTGTGGCTATCTCAAATAGCGGGGAAACAGAGGAGATTATTGCTCTTTTACCGGTCATTAGAAGATTTGGTGTGAAGATTATTTCAATTGTTGGAAGATTAAATTCTACTCTTGCCGAAAGAAGCGATTGTGTCATTGATGCAAGTGTTGAAAAAGAGGCTTGCCCTTTAAATCTTGCCCCTACTGCCAGTACTACTGTGGCTCTTGCAATAGGGGATGCTTTGGCTGTAGCCCTTCTTGAAAGAAGAGGGTTTAAAGAGGAAGATTTTGCAGTGTATCATCCGTCTGGCTCATTAGGGAAAAGACTTTTGACAAGGGTGGAAGACCTTTATCATAAGGGTGAGCTTGTCCCGGTTGTTGAGAAGGGGACAAAGGTTGCTGATGCAGTGTATGTCATTAGTAGTAAAGGATTTGGCTGTGCGGCCATCGTTGATAAAAATAATGTTGTCGTAGGGATTATTACCGACGGGGACTTAAGGCGTGGTATGCAAAAATATCCGGATGTGTTTGAAAGAAGAGTTGAAGAGCTTGGTTCTGATTCACCTAAATTGATTACCAAAAATGAGCTTGCAGCTAAGGCTTTGAAAATAATGGAAGAAAATTCTATTACCTCATTATTGATTGTGGATGAAAATAAAAAAATTGATGGTATAATTCACTTGCATGACCTATTAAGGGCAAAAATTGTATGA
- a CDS encoding PTS sugar transporter subunit IIB, whose protein sequence is MSIGKIIFRVDDRLIHGQVIEGWIKYLKLKNLILLNDRIAGDPLQKMIYSSIVPPECALTIIDKNSFTDDFLHKLTNKTMILVESVTDLYDLKNILNGEYYINVGCVASREHKIEITDTVFLDLNEIRMLSELREIYDIHIKKLPWETEVEIKNFLHLLEENG, encoded by the coding sequence ATGAGTATTGGAAAGATTATTTTCAGAGTAGATGACAGATTAATACATGGCCAGGTAATAGAAGGGTGGATTAAATATCTTAAACTCAAAAATCTTATATTACTAAATGATAGGATTGCGGGTGATCCATTGCAGAAGATGATTTACTCAAGTATTGTCCCTCCTGAGTGTGCTTTGACGATCATAGATAAAAACAGCTTTACTGATGACTTTTTGCATAAATTGACTAATAAAACAATGATATTGGTAGAATCGGTAACTGACTTGTATGATTTGAAAAATATTTTGAATGGCGAATATTATATAAATGTTGGTTGCGTAGCATCAAGAGAGCATAAAATTGAAATAACGGATACCGTATTTTTAGATTTGAATGAAATAAGAATGCTCAGTGAGTTAAGGGAAATTTATGACATCCATATAAAAAAATTACCTTGGGAAACTGAGGTAGAGATTAAAAACTTTCTGCACCTTTTGGAGGAAAATGGCTAA
- a CDS encoding PTS sugar transporter subunit IIA, producing MVISEIVEKNDIIFLDGDFTKDDIFKKFSEIFVERGKINNFDEVYNSLLEREKLGSTAVGEEIAIPHAKFKDIDNTCIVISISKNGILFDAPDKLPVKVFFVVLSPESNIAGHLKTLAKISRLAKLTDFKNRAVNAENAEEVLKILVEEESKV from the coding sequence ATGGTGATATCAGAAATAGTAGAAAAAAATGATATAATTTTTCTTGACGGTGATTTTACAAAAGATGATATTTTTAAAAAATTTTCGGAGATTTTTGTAGAAAGAGGGAAAATTAATAATTTTGATGAAGTTTATAACTCTTTGCTTGAAAGGGAAAAATTAGGAAGTACTGCCGTGGGGGAAGAGATTGCTATCCCCCACGCAAAGTTTAAGGATATTGACAACACATGTATAGTCATTTCCATATCTAAAAATGGTATTTTATTTGATGCTCCCGATAAGCTGCCTGTGAAAGTTTTTTTCGTAGTTTTGTCACCTGAATCAAATATAGCCGGGCACTTAAAAACATTGGCAAAAATATCAAGACTTGCAAAACTGACTGATTTTAAAAATAGGGCTGTTAATGCCGAAAATGCTGAAGAAGTATTGAAAATATTGGTCGAAGAGGAAAGTAAAGTGTAA
- the hprK gene encoding HPr(Ser) kinase/phosphatase, whose translation MEKVPVSELLLPEAKDLELKLIYGKKSINSKFLTNYRIQKPGLALAGYTDHIHPGRVQILGNTEISYLMGLPESIALNNLRKLCAKDIACFVVTKNLRIPHILIEIVKEFEIPLFRTRLLSSIAISEITSYLEDRLAPEIIVHGVLMDVHGIGVLVIGRSGIGKSECALELIKRGHRLIADDAVHISRKQDYLVGTSNDLLKYNLEVRGLGILNVKDMFGVNAIRLRKRVELVVNFIDWKQDEYYDRTGLDEQRYDILGLKLPLITLPVSPGRNMAVIVEAAAKNHLLKYMGYDAAKEFEEKLLKKIENNRKVEIKKVMRTRGVE comes from the coding sequence ATGGAAAAGGTCCCCGTTTCTGAATTATTGCTTCCTGAAGCCAAAGATTTGGAGCTTAAGCTAATTTATGGCAAAAAAAGTATTAACTCTAAATTTCTTACAAACTATCGAATTCAAAAACCGGGACTAGCATTAGCGGGCTATACCGACCATATACATCCTGGCAGAGTTCAAATACTTGGCAATACAGAGATATCATACCTTATGGGATTGCCTGAAAGTATAGCGTTAAATAATCTCAGAAAGTTGTGTGCAAAAGATATAGCATGTTTTGTAGTTACGAAAAATCTTAGAATTCCCCACATATTAATTGAGATAGTTAAAGAATTTGAAATCCCTCTTTTTCGCACAAGGTTATTAAGCTCAATAGCTATTTCCGAGATAACTTCATATCTTGAGGACAGACTTGCCCCTGAGATAATTGTCCATGGGGTGTTGATGGATGTTCATGGGATTGGAGTTTTGGTTATCGGGAGAAGTGGAATAGGAAAAAGTGAGTGTGCACTTGAGCTTATTAAGAGGGGGCACAGGCTTATAGCAGACGATGCTGTTCATATTAGCAGAAAGCAGGATTACCTTGTTGGGACAAGTAATGACCTTTTAAAGTATAATTTAGAGGTTAGGGGTCTTGGTATTTTAAATGTAAAAGATATGTTTGGTGTCAATGCTATTAGACTTCGAAAAAGGGTTGAGCTTGTGGTTAATTTTATAGATTGGAAACAGGATGAGTATTATGATAGGACGGGGCTTGACGAGCAAAGATACGATATATTGGGATTGAAATTGCCATTAATTACATTACCTGTTTCACCCGGGAGGAATATGGCTGTAATTGTAGAAGCTGCAGCTAAAAATCATCTTCTTAAGTATATGGGTTATGATGCGGCAAAAGAGTTTGAAGAGAAGTTGCTGAAAAAAATAGAGAATAACAGAAAAGTTGAAATCAAAAAAGTAATGAGGACTCGGGGGGTTGAGTAA
- the raiA gene encoding ribosome-associated translation inhibitor RaiA codes for MNIQITVKNVELTDAIRSYVEKKVSKVKKYFDQVVDVHVVLDVQKNVHMAEILVNAKGVFLKGIEKSEDLYASIDLAIDKIERQLVKYKEKLKSKKLIDKKFEAPLKLDVYESESFDDKPVSIITKEIPVKPMDIEEAVMQMDLLNKNFFVFRNAKNSEVNVVYRRDDGNIGLIQP; via the coding sequence ATGAATATTCAGATTACAGTAAAAAATGTCGAACTTACGGATGCTATTAGAAGTTATGTTGAAAAAAAAGTTTCAAAAGTGAAAAAGTATTTTGACCAAGTGGTTGATGTACATGTGGTGTTGGATGTTCAAAAGAATGTTCATATGGCTGAAATTTTAGTTAATGCCAAAGGGGTATTTTTGAAAGGTATTGAAAAATCTGAAGATTTGTATGCTTCAATCGATTTGGCTATTGATAAAATTGAGAGGCAGCTTGTTAAGTATAAGGAGAAGTTAAAGTCTAAAAAGCTTATAGATAAAAAGTTTGAAGCACCTTTGAAGTTGGACGTTTATGAAAGTGAAAGCTTCGATGATAAACCTGTTTCAATTATTACAAAAGAGATACCTGTTAAGCCTATGGATATTGAAGAGGCTGTTATGCAAATGGATTTGTTGAATAAAAATTTCTTTGTTTTCAGAAATGCCAAAAACTCTGAAGTTAATGTTGTTTACAGAAGGGATGACGGAAATATAGGCTTAATTCAGCCATAG
- a CDS encoding HPr family phosphocarrier protein, with protein sequence MNNSVDVKSQTVQIVNELGLHARAAASFVKIAGRYPCDVKVEKDGMEVNGKSIMGVMMLAAPKGSFITINVSGQGADEALAELVALVNNKFGEER encoded by the coding sequence ATGAATAATTCTGTAGATGTTAAATCTCAAACTGTTCAAATTGTAAATGAGCTTGGGCTTCATGCAAGAGCTGCGGCAAGTTTTGTGAAAATTGCAGGCAGATACCCGTGTGATGTGAAAGTTGAAAAGGATGGAATGGAAGTTAACGGGAAAAGCATTATGGGGGTGATGATGCTTGCTGCACCAAAAGGCTCATTTATCACAATAAATGTAAGCGGACAAGGTGCTGATGAGGCCTTGGCTGAATTGGTCGCACTTGTAAATAATAAATTTGGTGAAGAAAGATGA